In the Oncorhynchus keta strain PuntledgeMale-10-30-2019 chromosome 14, Oket_V2, whole genome shotgun sequence genome, one interval contains:
- the LOC118393664 gene encoding fin bud initiation factor-like yields MAFLHLLAIGMFSLPLCGAFFNGPLYPEMSNGTFHHYFVPDGDYENNDDPEKCQMLFKMTDDRKCVLDEDQDSVIRDDFTIIKRHIEDAARMLEGIGKSIYFDLDGEDSYGKYLRRETTQIGEAFTNSEKALLELEVKFKQSQQNELKEEHRINDDFLNMVVHTRDVLKGTLDISVGLKDKHELLSLIIRSHGTRLGRLKNEYMKVKLG; encoded by the coding sequence ATGGCTTTTCTCCACTTACTCGCTATTGGGATGTTTTCATTGCCGCTCTGCGGTGCGTTTTTTAATGGACCTCTGTATCCCGAGATGTCTAACGGCACGTTCCATCACTACTTTGTGCCAGACGGCGACTATGAGAATAACGATGATCCGGAAAAATGTCAAATGCTTTTTAAAATGACAGACGACCGAAAATGCGTTCTTGACGAGGACCAAGATTCGGTCATCCGAGACGATTTCACGATCATCAAGAGACACATCGAAGACGCGGCCAGAATGCTGGAGGGGATCGGGAAAAGTATTTATTTTGATTTGGACGGAGAGGACAGCTATGGAAAATATTTGAGAAGGGAGACGACTCAGATTGGCGAGGCTTTTACAAACTCTGAAAAGGCTCTGTTAGAACTGGAGGTGAAATTCAAACAGAGTCAGCAAAACGAGCTGAAAGAGGAGCACCGCATAAACGACGACTTTCTGAACATGGTTGTCCACACAAGGGACGTGCTAAAGGGAACACTGGACATATCTGTGGGGTTGAAGGATAAACACGAGCTTCTCTCTCTCATAATTCGAAGTCACGGGACCAGATTAGGCCGACTGAAAAATGAATACATGAAGGTTAAACTTGGGTAA